TTGTCTATTTCTGCGACCGTTCCAATATCCGATACACCATCCCACAGAATAATTGACTTCGCTTCATCATTCTCAACGAAATCATTTAGCTCAGTCAATTGAGCCGCGTACAAACTGCCGTATTCCGTCCTTTCAGGGCCATGAAAACTTGGCTGCAGTCTAAATTTCATTAAACAAATAATTCCCTCCGAACACACTGCCTAGCAGTTTCTCCTTTTTCAATAACGCCACCAGGTAATTCCCAATAATTTCTCCATTTGTTATACATGAAAAGGTACTTTCCCTGGCACTTCACGACAATTAATGCATGCGTAAGTGGAGCATCGAGTTCCGAAGCAACGATTTGTTCTTCTTTGATTTTTAAGAATTTCAGGAAAATGTTCCCCTTTGCCTCTGTCATGATTGCCATTTCTATATCCCTCCGTTCGGAAACAAAAAACGCGCTGGACCCTTGGTCCTGCGCGTTGTATCTCGCAGGATGGGCAGCGCGAAAAGCGTTAACCCATCCCTTTTTTAGGAATGTGCTAACGCTTTGTGTGACAATGGGATTGTTTTAAGAGCAGACTGAACATTTGATCTCCCCGTTAATCAACATTATGGTAATAATAACCGTATCCTTGCAGATGAGTCAAGGATTCATTATCCTTTATCGCTTTTCGCGGTCCCCTTCAAGGTTGTTAGCAGCTGATTGTTTTAAAGGCTTGGTATTAAGTACCGATGATCCGCCTCAGTCCATCAATCGGCAGTCGGCATTTTAGGGGAGTAGAACTTTCCTGCACCGAAAAGTTCTACTCCTTTTTTTTACGTTTAGCTTAAACGGATTCGGCTTTGCAAGGATTACGTTTCGTTTCCGTTAGGATTATCAAGCCTGCAGCCGGTTGAATTACCGATATTTTGCAGCGCCCTTTTTAGGTTCGCTGCGGATTGTATCCGGTTTCGGCATGCAGCGGTATACTCCGGATAGCTCCAATCCCCTGGCATCCGACGATGGAATGAAGACGATGGGATGAAGAAGAATAAAGGAAGGAGGCCCTAACCCTAATTTTGAAAACGCTGTCTTCAAGTCAGTCGTTTTCACCTGTAATACCCTTGACGGTCAGTCTCGGGCCTGAAGAGCAAGGAGGAATAGCATGTATCGATGGCTTAGAAAACCGCTTGCCGCCGCAGTCCTTGCGACGGCGCTTGCGACCGCGGCAGCAGGCTGCAGCGGCGGCAAGGGGGAGGAATCGGGCGGGACTTCGGTTCAATCGAAGAACGAACCGTTTCCGATCACAATGATGAACCAAAGCATTGTCGCAGAAGTTCCCGCCGCGGACAATCCGATGGTCAAAGCGCTGGAAGACTATACGAACACCAAGCTGAATATCCAATGGGTGCCCAGCTCGAACTACAACGAGAAGCTCAACTCCGTCATCGCCTCAGGCTCTCTTCCCATGGTCCTGCTCGTTACGGAAAGGCAGCAGTCGATCATTCAGGCACTGCGGGGCGGCTTTTTCTGGGATATTACGCCGTATCTCCAGGATTACCCGAACCTGGCGAAGGCGCAAAGCAAGGCGGTCAGGAATTCGCTCTCCGTCGACGGCAAAACCTATTCGCTGTTCATCTCGTTGTCTCCCGTACTCGACAGCTTCATTTACCGGAAAGACTGGCTGGATCATCTCGGCCTGAAGCCGCCTGAAACGCTGGACGACATCTATGCCGTGCTGAAAGCGTTCACGCAGGACGACCCCGACGGGGACGAAAAAAACGATACGGTTGCCTTCGCCGAAGAAAGCGGCTTGCGCGGGTTCAACTTTCTGCTGGCCGCGCACGGCGGAGGGAACGAATGGGATGTCGTCGACGGAAAGCTTGTTCCGACCATTTTCAGTCAGGCTTATCTCGATACCTTGAATTTTTACAAAAAGCTTTATGACGAGAAGCTGATGAATCAGGATTTCGCTATCTCAACGAGGCAGACGAACATTGACAAGATGAACCAGGGGCAGATTGGCGTCCGAATGGGAGCGCCGGATCAAATTACTCGCCAAAATCAATTGTACAAGTCGAACCCGAAAGCGGTGCTGGATTTGACCGCTTCCGTAAACGGCGTCAAAGGCCGCAGAGTTCTGATGAGCGCCGGTTATTTCGGGGAATTCATGTTTCCCAAATCAAGCGTCAAAACCGAAGCCGATCTTCGACGGATACTGGAGTTTTTCGATAAAAGCTCCGATCCGGGCGGACAAACGATTTTCCAGTGGGGCGTGGAGGGCACTCACTATACGGTGCAGGACGGCAAGGCCAAGCGGACTCCGGCGCAGGCGGATCTTTACAATTCGCTCATTCCGGTCAGAACGATGCTTCGGATATCGGACGGGAAGGGAGCGATGGAAGGCGCCGTCGATCCGATTATCGCGAAGTATACCGCAGCGCAGGACGCGGTGATGGACGATCTGGTGCTCAATCCGGCTTCCAAATATATCTCGGATACGATGCTGAAGAAAGGCTCCGATCTGGATCAATTGATCAACGATGCGCGCATTAAATACATTATGGGCGAACTGAATGCGGATGGCTGGAAGGATGCTTTGGAAGCGTGGCGCAAAGCCGGCGGGGATCAGGTAATCCAGGAAATGAACGAGCAGTATGCCAAAGATCCCGATAAAATCAAAGTCGATTGAAAAGGGAAAGGGGCGAGTTTTCGCCCCTTCTGTTCTTGCAAACACAGTTGCCGAATTAGAAGTTACATCTCCTCTTCTATCCGGATAACAATTGGAGGGATCCTGCGAATTAGCGAGCATTCTGGCCTTCCAGTGATGCTTTCTTAAATTCGAAGGCCATACAAGGAGCCGCCGTCAACCCGGTACCATGCATCATACCGGTATTGCTTCTCTCCCGGACCGCTGTAGACATGCTGCCGGTAATACAGCTCTCCCGGACCGTTGAAGGAATACAACAGCTTCCCTTCTTGGGTGGAGTACAGGTACGTGGTGTCATTAAGCGTATACACGACGCTGCCGTCCGGTATCCCTCTTGTATCGTACTGCGTTTCCCCCTCCCAATGCTGCAGAACCGCACCGTTCTTCCAATAGTACGTCATGGGTAATCCATTGAGCTCCAGGGTATAAACAATGCCATCGGCGGATAACATGGCTTTGCCGATCGTATAATCCGACCCGGCGGCGTCGTACACCTTGACCTGGGTTTTATCCGTGCGGTTGTACAGCCAGAGTACGGTATCGCCGGTTGCTTTCCAAACGATATGATTTTGGTCAAAGTCAAGGATCGTTCCGTCAAAATGGTTAAGCAGCGTTTCCGGTGTTGGGTCAGGATTATAGGCAGCAGTCGTGATTGTCACGTTCTTCTTCACGCTTTGATTGCCCGCGGCATCGACAGCGACCAGTGTGAAGACGTAAGACGACTTTTGTGACAACCCTTTCACTTCATAGCTGCTCGCGGTCCCCTTCAACGTCGTAAGCAGCTGATTGTTTTGAAAGAGCAAGTAGTTGGCTACTCCCGTATCGTCGGTGGCCGGCTGCCAATGCAGCTGTACGCTGTTGTGGGTCACATCGGAAAACGTCAGCACGTTGCCCTGAGGCCACACGGGCGCCTCCGTATCGCTTGGCGCTTGAGATTTCACGCCGAAGATTGTATCGCTGAGCAAATAAAAGAGCTGGCCGTTTATCGATTTCAACTTGCCTTGGTTTCTGGCAATAAGTGTCGGTTTGACCATACCCTGGTGGTATTGGTACAACTTGCTTTCGTTTTCAATGACCAGGGTACCCAAGTTATCTAAAGAATGAATTTTAGATGCTTTGTTAAAGTAAGTGGCCTGCGTTACCGTGCCTTCAGGGGACTGTAAATACACTTGCTGCACATTGCTTGCGCTCGGCTTCTGGAAGGCTACCCAGCCCTCGTTTACCGTATAGTCGCCAATTCGTCCCGCAGTCGTTCCGTGATCGACTTCCGTCACCGTTCCATCCTGGTATTTCATTAGGCTGCTGCCGTCGTTTACGGTGAACAGAATCGCCTTGCCGTCGGTCACCGGTCTGCTCGGTGCCCCTGGATACTCAAATGCAGTTGTCATGCCTCCTGTTACCGGGTCATAGCGGAACATTTGATCACTTTTCTTGCCGCTCAAATCCGAGTCCAGCAGAAAGGTGCCGCTCGGTTCCAATGCAGCGTGTAGTTCATTATGATAATCAATTGGAATCGTGCGGGCTGTCCCGGTTTTGGTATCAACCCACTGAAGCCGGAAAGAATCCGAACCTAATACATAATTCCCGCTAAACTGCCAATTCAGTTCAGGCGCCACCTCAGTGGACGTGAGCTTCTCTCCATTCCAGGAATGCAGCATCATTCTTGTATAACCATCCTGACCTTCGTCGACGAGGAAGGCGGCTCCAGCGGGCGTAAGTTCAAACCAAGATTGATAGTTATAATATCCACTAATTGGTACTTTTGTCTCGGTACCGTCATTACGGTTCTTGATAATCAATTCACTGTTCCCGGCAAGCAACAGACGAGACTCATCCGCATCCAAGACCGAACCCGATTCACGCTCCATCTCCACCAATTCAGGGCTGGATTCAACATAAACGGTACGAAACAAGTCTACCCGATGGTTGTCATCGCCGCCTGGCGATTCGGGTCCATCCGAAATGGTATATTCGATGCTCAGCGATCTGCCGTTATACTTTGTAACATCAAATACACGGTCAAACTTGCCTGTGCCCTGATCACTCGCAATGAAATCGGGATAATAGGGGGATAGTCCGATTTTTACCAAAAAAGAAGGCTGCGCGAGGTCATCCTCGGCTTCAGCGATGACATGCAAGCTATTATTGCGAATGATGGATAGATTTTCAGGTTCCATTCGCGTGATGACAGGAGGTTCATCATAGGTAAAGGTTCCCGTCCCCGTTCCAATGCTGCCATATATATCTACCGCGGTTACAATTAAGGTATGTTCACCTTTCGCCAGACCGCTCAGCGGCATTTCTCCCTTCCAATTGCAGCTTGGGCAGGAGCGTGTCAAGGTTACTTCTCGGCCGCTGGTAGAAGCAGTAACGCTTTTCAGTTCATACAAGGATGTCACGGCTGCTAAAATTTGTACCTTCGTGGCTGCATCATCGGTCGTCAGCTTTGTACTCGTAATTCGGACGTCATCTTGTGCCGCTGCCGCGGAAACGCTTTCAGCGGCGGCTGCCTGGAAGGGCAGAAGCAGCGTCAGCAATCCGCAAATCAAAAGCATAAATCGTCGGTTCAATTCATATCACTCCCCATGGATGTTATCTATTAAACATACCATGTTCAGGAAAATATGAAATTCCTCTAAAGAGCCATTTACATTACGAGCTGTCAGTTGTTAGTACTGTTATTCACGACAGACCATCCAATAATTCTTTTTTTTGCATATTTTCCACTATCTATAAAAATAATCCCCCACAAGACTTAGCGTTGCTATTGTAATTTCTGTTCTGGTTACGAAGTTTTCTGCAAGCTTGTACAGTTCGGCTAAATCGGGTCTTCCGGTGTCGTAAAATTTAGCAGCAGCTTCTTCGATGGACATTTTTTCAACTGCAATAACTCTTTCGCCGCATTCCCGTCCGGTCCGTAAAGCTGCAATGCCATTACAACACGAGTAGGATCCGCAACAGCTTCGTTAATTTGAACCGTATAACCTTTATCTTTCACCTTAATGTTCGGGTATTGCACGAATCCTAGTTCTTGTGCCCGTAACAAGCCGATGTCTGCATTATTATGGGTAAATAATGAACGTAACATTTCCGCAAATGATGGCACGGAAAATAAAGCGGTTATTCCTAAAAGGATGAATAACGAAGCCGTTCCTATTGCAAGCCGCCATCCTTTACTTCTCCTTTTGGGCTTGTATAGTCCGTTTTTATCAGGAAAAATCGTGGGCAAAGACGCTAAAGTTTGATCGATCCGCTTTCTAACGACTTCCGGAAGCTCTGCAGACTGATCTTCAAAAAACTCCTTCATCTTTTTATCAAAGTATGCACTCATGACCGTATATTCCTTTCTTCGGGAATTCTTAACCATTTGGCTAGGTTTAAACGGGCACGATGCAGACGAGATTTAATGGTACCTTCCGAGGTTTCCAATACATCCGCTATCTGTTTAAGAGGCATATCCTCAAAATAATAAAGTGTAATGACAATTCTAAGCGATTCCTCCAACCGATCGACCGCATCCCTCAAATCAATTCTTTCAGCTTCACAGTCGGAAAAGACATAAAAATCCTTTGCTTCTGCAAGTACAGTTCTTTTTTGTTTTCTTATAATCTGGTTGCATTCATTGATGAGAATACGTAATATCCATGACTTGAAGAAACCCGGTTCTCGCAGCGTGTGGAGAGAACGGTAACTTTTCAATATCGTTTCTTGGATCGCATCTGCACAATCTTCATCCCGTTTGACAATGGATCGAGCCACACCGTATAAATTCTTTTCAATGTGTTTTATAAGATAAAAAAAGGCTTCCCTATCCCCTTTTTGGGCAATTTTTACGTATGGCTCTAAGTCCACATTATTTAGCCTCCTCTGGTACCGACCATTTTACACTATGGATTAGAGGCAGCATCTACGAATTTGGTTCACGAAACTCTTTTTTTCGGATTAACAAAATTCCCAGCGCAAAACTGATCTTATATACCAAAAAAACCAGCCCTTTAAAAGGACTGGTTTGCCGCGCTGCTCATCTCCCGTTTGTTGAGCGGTTCACCGCCTTGTACGGCACGGCTATTTCTCCAACTCATAGCGGGCTGCGATAATGCCCGACTTGAACGTTCGGCTGGACAGCAGCTTGAGCCTGATTTTCTCATCGCCGCCGTGGAATACCGATTTTCCGATGCCCATTTAAACCCCTTTGCAGCTCAATTATCAGGCACTTTAGCGTGGAAAAGCAGCCGATCTAGCCGATCTTTCTGTCGTCTGCCATCGTCTCGATTAAGCTATCGTAATCCGTTAGGTTAACGCTCATTTCTTCTTTACAGGACAAAATATTTTTATTTCATTTCGTTCATCATCCGATTCTATTATTGTCATCTCATCGTATCTTTCAAAATAATAAGAAACATCATCGTTGGTATAGCCATTTTCATTTATCCACTTAGTCGTGTAATCATAAGCGGTTACCGTTTTGCTAGCTGGTCCCCTATACTGAGTCATTGAATAAGTACGTGGCAATAGATGGATATGAATCATTCCATGTGGTAAGTTTTCGAGTGGATCTACTTCAAAACAGCAATAAAAGTCTACTGTGCCAGTATTTCCTTTGTAGTTTGGAGGAGATATACCATAGGTCACATTTGGGTTTTTTATATTTTTAATTTCATTACGTCTTCTTATCAATTCTTCAAATGCACGTCCAATGCTTTCCCCTAGATTTGACATATGAGCACTCGCCCTTACGCCAACATATGCAGAGATACTGCTAGTTTGAACGATTTCAACTTCCATTGGATCCACTCCCAATTTTGTTATCCCTTGATATTTGACTCTTACATTTGAGAAGCATTTTTCACGCTCCAAACGGCTCAAAGGCATGTAAAATTGCTCCCGTTTCTTCTAGCAGTTCCCGTTTTATTGCAGAGGGATAATCTTCACCCTTTTCTAAAGTCCCGCCCGGTAATTTTCTAAACGGATGACCATACATTGATGACTAATAATCGGTACAACATTAACATTTGAAATAAGGCTCTCCTTTGGTAACTCCATTACAAATTCAGCTTCGATTTTGCCCCATGTCGTTTTTTTGAAATAGGTTTGCAAACCGTTCATATCTGTTCATGGAATTTCCCCTAATCTTAAAGAAATGGGTTTAAGCCCTTTACCTGGTTTGCTCCCCTCTAAGTAGACGAGTTTGAAAAAATATCTACTTGGAGGGGAGCGTCCGATTAATGTCGATTCCGCCCTATATCCCGCTGCGCGTCCGGGTAATCGACGCTGATCCCATAGGTTTAGTTATCGTTATACTGAGCATTAACATAGACGAAAACCTTTTCCTGACTATAATCTTCGTCTGTATGTCCCTTCACCTTCCACTCGGCTGTATAACCTTCGGGAACCTCCGTTTTACTGAACTCGGTTCCATCCTGGTTTTCCTTCGTTTCTTCATTCGATTGGCTGCCATCCCCTAGGATATCCAGATTAAGGTCATAATTTTTCCCTTTCGGGGAAATCATGGAGACCGTAATGGTTCCGTGGAAGCCTTTTGGAGGACTCCAAGATCCGCTCAGCTCTTGTCCCGGGGACGAAATGTACCCATAATATAACGAATACTCATTATGGGACCCGCCGTTAACATTAGATTTGGAATCGGAAAGCTGGAACGAGTCCGTATGGTTCAGATGAACCTGAACAGGCACATCGACAAGCACATCACGTTCTGACGTTGTTCCGTTACCCAGTTGACCATACTCATTCTCTCCCCATGCCCACAGGGTCCCATCGCTTTTGAGAGCAAGAGTATGGTCATATCCGGTAGCGATGGAGACGATCGAACCGAGACCCTGTACCTGAACCGGAGGGGCTGCGTTTTCGTCGCCTAATTGTTGGTGATATCCCCATTCCCAGACGGTTCCGTCTTCTTTGAGGGCTACGTTATGATTATATGCAGTAGCGATGGCGGCTACTGAATTGAGATTATGCACCTGAAACGGCGGATCTGCTACGTATCCCATTGATCCGTCCGATTCTTGTGCTCCCCCCCATTCCCAGACGGTCCCGTCGTTCTCGAGTGCCAGACATTGATCTATCCCAGCAACGACGGCGCTCACCGATTTGAGGTTAGGTACTTGAGTAAGACTCATCGGTTCATATAAATTACCAGTGCCAATCTGTCCTGAACCATTGAGTCCCCACGCCCAGACGGTTCCGTCCTTTTTAAGTGCCAAACTAAATTGATCGCCCGCAGCGACCGCGACTACCGAATCGAGATAATGGCCTACCGAATCTTGCTCGATCATTTTAACGGGGGTATGACGGTCGATATCAGTCCAGTCGCCAAGTTGGCTTCCGTCGTTGCTGCCCCATGCCCAAACGGTTCCATCGCTTTTGAGAGCCAAATTAAAAAAACTGCCCGCAGCGATGGCGACTACCGAATCGAGACCCTGTACTTGTACGGGTGTATCCCGGTCTATCGTACTCCCATCACCGAGTTGGCCATAGTAATTGTACCCCCATGCCCAGACAGTCCCATCGCTCTTGAGGGCCAAACTATGCCAATTACCTGCAGCTACATCGACCACATCTGTAAGATTCTTGACCTGAACGGGAGTGACACGGTTTTCCTTCGTTCCATCGCCAAGCTGGCCGTACCAATTATTTCCCCAAGTCCATACGGTACCGTCACTTTGAAGAGCGATAGAATGAAATTCTCCTCCATCAACCTTTTTTATTGATTTTCCTGCCGCTCCTCCATCAACCTGTGGGACCGATTTATCCGCTGCAGCCGCTATATTCGATACAAAAACAAGACAAAAAAACAGACAGAAGATGACCGTAATCCGTAATCGTCGTAATCTCACAATCAGTTCCCTCCCTAAACCTATTTTTGTGCTAAAGAATGATAATACCGACTGACACCAAATTTCCTTAACCCTAAATCTGAATATTCCATTTAAATTATACTATTGGAGTTTAATTCCAATCAATAACCATTAAGAATAGTTTCATGGTAGCCATTGGTAGTATGTGATTTTTTTCGCAGTGACTGATAAGTTGAATGATTTAAAATGAACCGTGTGCATTTGAGTTTCCCTTCTTTGCACAAGTTCTTTATTTCATTTTGGACAACCGGCAGCGTGCGCTATATCGGTATCGTCATCCGCTAACAGAGTGAAATAGCCGCGTGAAACCCGTGGCGGCAGCATCGACTTTAGCTCAAAGTTTCATTGGAATCGGTTGTATCATAAGCATCCCCAAGAGATTCAAAATCTTCCTCCAGCCAATACCACCGTTTGCCGTTATTTTTGACCAATCGTATTAGCAGCTCAGTAAAAGATTTGGCTATTACAGGGCATTCCCCAACGACACCATGCCGATCCCAGTAGCTGTCGTAGCATTTCCCTAATCGCTCTGGATATAAATCAATGGAAATATAGTCGCCATTTCCATCATTCCCGATTATAAACCAATGTGAAGTTATATCATTCTCAATTTGTTCTCCGACGATGACTGGATTGGATAAAACAAACTCACACGGAGAGACAATATGACAGTCCATCACGCCACACTTCCCCTGTCGCATCGATTTAATTAATGAATAAGTTCCTCAAAGTCTTGAGCTAAACCCTTTGCACGATTGAGTTCTTGTCTCTTTTAGCTTAGAAAATCGCAAGCTATCGCTTAAAGACTTTCCATTGCATTGCTGAATTGCTTCATAAGAAGCGGATTGTTTTTGTCGTTGGACCAGTAAATTACAATGACGTTTTTCTTTTTGCTCACGTTAGGATGCAAGTTACGAAATATGATCGGAGTGGACGACCCATCGGATTCGTCAAAATGTATCCGTTCTTGTTCCGAACGGAACACATATACAAATACAAACTCGCAATACGCCATATCAGCGGTTGGAAGTGTTAATTCAAACGGCTCTGGATTTACACCATTCATGACGAGCTGAGAAGAAGCAAGTTGTTCTGCTGCGGCTAAGGTTATTTGCGCGACCTCCAAACCTTGTTTTTCGAGAGATTTCCATACGTCATCAGCAGTAATGGTACTACTGTGTCCGCAAGCCACTAAAAAAATGAAAACGGTTATAAATGTACCCAAACAAAAAATACGGCTCTTCATTGCTTTGTTCTCCCTTAAGGCAAATTGTTTAGGACACCGATACCCTTCTTAAGTTCAAACGCAATTCAGACCACATTTGTTACGTTGACCAGCTCTACAGTTAAGCGAAAAATGGAGCAGACTGCTCCGAGGCGGATTGCCCCTCTATTATCTTCGTCAGCGTTATCCGAAAAGTTCAGGAGACGTGTCTCCGCCTTGTTCAAGGAATTTTACCTGGGTTGGCGGGGCGGAAAGGGATTAGCGGTGGGAATACTTTGTCAACCTACCGGATGCGTCGGACAGAGGGCAAGTAGAGAAATTGGCCAGGTTGACCGATGCAAACGGATACGGTAAGTTCGTACTAGACGGAAAGCACACGTATTCGTCGTAGCCCGATGTATGCCGAACAGGATATCTTCTGCCGATACCTTAGGGAGGTTGCTAATTTCGAAAGCGGATATTGATCATCCAGGATAGACTTTCACCTATATTTTTTTCTCATGAAACCTTTGAGTCCTGAAGGAAATTGCTTGTTTTTCTAGAAAATTAAGCTTAGTACTTAATGAAGGGAACCATATAAATGCACTTTCATTCAGACTTAATCCTCAATGCATTTATTATTTTGCTGCCATTGATTTTTTATCGCCTCGTATATAAATATAAGAATCCTGTCTTCGTTTTTTTATTATTTCTTGTCCCTTTAATCATCACGATGACCTTTCCGGTAGAAGTGTTTAATTCCGTTTTAGATTTGAGGGGAATTCCGCTTATTATTGGCTCCCTGTATGGCGGCATTTATAGCTCCTTTCTTTTATTTGGAAGCCTTCTCGCATATCGACAAATTTTGGGCGGAATAGATCTAATCCATTACATGATTGCTCTACTACCAACGCTTGTACTGATTTTATTCATTATAAAGAAATTTGCGAAGGCCAATTCCAAAAAGAAGATGCTTACTGTCTTTGGTATATGCCTTTTTTTACGAACTACTGTCGTAAATCTTTATTATCTGTTGGAGGGGGATGCAAATTACTTTACTGATTCCTTCGTTGCCAGTCTTCCCATAATTTTAGTTCAATGTATTATGGCGACTATATTAGTTTTTATGATCGAAACAATTCGTAATAATATTCAGATCCAAGAAGAGATTATAAAAACAGAAAAAATGAAAGTTGTGAGCGAGATCGCTGCATCCGTCGCGCATGAAGTTCGAAACCCATTGACTACAGTCAGAGGCTTTATCCAATTGCTGTCTGACCCAACCTTAACTGATCGTAAACGCAAAGAATTCTCCTGCATTACCTTGGAAGAGCTAGATCGGGCCGAGTCCATTATTTCCGACTATTTATCGTTAGCCAAACCCCAAAATGAAAAGCTTGAACCTATTTTATTGGGGAAGGCATTAGTAAAGGCGTCTCAAATTTTGAGTTCCTATGCAAATTTGCATAACGTCGAGATTATAATCAACTATGATTTGCCTGCTACGGTAATCGGCAACAAGTCAAAATTCAGGCAAGCTATTATTAATATAGGGAAGAATGCAATTGAGGCTATGCCTGATGGGGGGAAACTATCCCTGAAATATGTGACGGATGATCATTCCCGTAGTGTAACATTAACTATTTGCGATACTGGAGTAGGAATGAATTCGGAACAAATTAACCGACTGGGGTCACCTTATTATTCAACGAAAGATAAAGGTACTGGTTTAGGGACAATGGTTATTTTCAACATAATACGCGGAATGAATGGGCATATAGAGGTTCAAAGCAAGAAGGGGGAAGGTACAACATATTTAATCAGATTGCCATTACATAATTAATTGAAAATAATTTACAGGGGGACTCCTGATTTTCGGCCAATTCCAGCTGATTCCGCACCACATAAAGAACTTAAAGAATTTAATGTAACACTGCCGTTAATCAAGGAGCTGCCGCACCCGCGGCACCCCCAATTCTTAAACTCTAGCACCAGCGAAACATGTCTTCTGATGCTGAGAATATCATCTTAAGTTTATCGCCACTCAACGATGTCATCGAGAAGCTGTCTTGTTTGCGGACGTTTGGGACCCTTTTGACGATATCCGAAAGCGACCATACAGGCTACACCGAAATCGTCGCCGTTAATGATACCCTCTTTTTGTAAAATAGCGGTCACCTGCTTTTTATCAAAACCTTCGATCGGAGAGGAATCAATACCGATTTGAGCCGCGGCTGTCATCATGTTACCCAATGCGATATAGGTTTGTCGGATTGACCATTCAAATATGAGACGGTCATTATTTTCGAGCTCTGTTTCGACGAAGGATTTGTAGAAATCGTACCAATCTTGCACAACTTCTTCAGGCATATGATGAATGTCTTTCCACATTTTTTTCACGTGAACCGAGTCTGGGCGTAAGCCTTCTTCTCTTCTGGCTAATAGAACTACAAAATGGCTGGCAGTGGGCAATTGTCCCTCGGCACCGCCGGATACAGGTTTTAATTTTTCGCGAAGAGCTGCGTCCTGGATCACGACGAATTTCCAAGGCTCGAAGCCAA
This genomic window from Paenibacillus humicola contains:
- a CDS encoding RCC1 domain-containing protein, whose protein sequence is MRLRRLRITVIFCLFFCLVFVSNIAAAADKSVPQVDGGAAGKSIKKVDGGEFHSIALQSDGTVWTWGNNWYGQLGDGTKENRVTPVQVKNLTDVVDVAAGNWHSLALKSDGTVWAWGYNYYGQLGDGSTIDRDTPVQVQGLDSVVAIAAGSFFNLALKSDGTVWAWGSNDGSQLGDWTDIDRHTPVKMIEQDSVGHYLDSVVAVAAGDQFSLALKKDGTVWAWGLNGSGQIGTGNLYEPMSLTQVPNLKSVSAVVAGIDQCLALENDGTVWEWGGAQESDGSMGYVADPPFQVHNLNSVAAIATAYNHNVALKEDGTVWEWGYHQQLGDENAAPPVQVQGLGSIVSIATGYDHTLALKSDGTLWAWGENEYGQLGNGTTSERDVLVDVPVQVHLNHTDSFQLSDSKSNVNGGSHNEYSLYYGYISSPGQELSGSWSPPKGFHGTITVSMISPKGKNYDLNLDILGDGSQSNEETKENQDGTEFSKTEVPEGYTAEWKVKGHTDEDYSQEKVFVYVNAQYNDN
- a CDS encoding ATP-binding protein, with the protein product MHFHSDLILNAFIILLPLIFYRLVYKYKNPVFVFLLFLVPLIITMTFPVEVFNSVLDLRGIPLIIGSLYGGIYSSFLLFGSLLAYRQILGGIDLIHYMIALLPTLVLILFIIKKFAKANSKKKMLTVFGICLFLRTTVVNLYYLLEGDANYFTDSFVASLPIILVQCIMATILVFMIETIRNNIQIQEEIIKTEKMKVVSEIAASVAHEVRNPLTTVRGFIQLLSDPTLTDRKRKEFSCITLEELDRAESIISDYLSLAKPQNEKLEPILLGKALVKASQILSSYANLHNVEIIINYDLPATVIGNKSKFRQAIINIGKNAIEAMPDGGKLSLKYVTDDHSRSVTLTICDTGVGMNSEQINRLGSPYYSTKDKGTGLGTMVIFNIIRGMNGHIEVQSKKGEGTTYLIRLPLHN
- a CDS encoding NAD(P)H-dependent oxidoreductase; amino-acid sequence: MVGTDNKKQEILKAFQFRHACKTFDTDKKISDEDFHFILEIGRLSPSSFGFEPWKFVVIQDAALREKLKPVSGGAEGQLPTASHFVVLLARREEGLRPDSVHVKKMWKDIHHMPEEVVQDWYDFYKSFVETELENNDRLIFEWSIRQTYIALGNMMTAAAQIGIDSSPIEGFDKKQVTAILQKEGIINGDDFGVACMVAFGYRQKGPKRPQTRQLLDDIVEWR